In Mytilus edulis chromosome 6, xbMytEdul2.2, whole genome shotgun sequence, the following proteins share a genomic window:
- the LOC139527418 gene encoding complement component 1 Q subcomponent-binding protein, mitochondrial-like, with product MLSGTNSQKKAMASLIFRRSSLISCQVVKNCKSRQILGVAQTDANTRSISSLVAKTRELCHHRQRVQISSHLLQRKPTKHCSNCSCGVHSKAEVEQGDLEFSKFLDEEIRQEKERTVPLVNTVKDWDVQKDDAEVTLSKSIGNEQIRLHFNINNMVDVSPPESKGEYEEGNQNNNADMVMAKPLFTVEIVKSSGKTLSMDCSYPEYEVEYEQEDNDDAFCITSVSMSGPQGEGEDNSYSVVAETMDETMYEMLMDMLHDRGIDDKFIGDLADYSTGYEQSKYIELLVDLKSFLDEK from the exons ATGGCATCTTTAATTTTCAGAAGGTCATCTTTGATTTCCTGTCAGGTTGTGAAAAATTGCAAATCACGTCAAATATTAGGCGTTGCACAAACAGATGCCAATACAAGATCAATCAGTTCATTAGTTGCGAAGACGAGAGAACTTTGTCATCATAGACAACGTGTTCAGATTTCATCACATTTATTGCAGAGAAAACCTACAAAACATTGTTCCAACTGTTCCTGTGGAGTTCATAGTAAAGCAGAAGTTGAACAAG GAGACCTTGAATTTTCAAAGTTTTTGGACGAGGAAATAAGACAAGAAAAGGAAAGAACGGTTCCTTTAGTAAATACAGTAAAAGATTGGGATGTACAGAAGGATGATGCTGAAGTAACATTGTCTAAATCTATAGGAAATGAACA AATACGACTCCACTTTAACATAAACAACATGGTGGATGTGTCACCACCAGAATCTAAAGGAGAATATGAAGAGGGAAATCAAAACAATAATGCAGACATG gttATGGCCAAACCATTATTCACCGTTGAAATCGTGAAATCCAGTGGAAAAACATTGTCCATGGACTGTTCCTACCCAGAATATGAAGTAGAATATGAACAAGAAGATAATG ATGATGCTTTTTGTATAACAAGTGTGTCTATGTCTGGCCCACAAGGAGAAGGAGAAGACAACTCTTACAGTGTGGTAGCAGAAACTATGGATGAA ACAATGTATGAGATGTTGATGGACATGCTACACGACCGAGGAATTGACGACAAATTCATTGGAGATTTGGCCGATTACAGTACAGGATATGAACAATCAAAATACATTGAACTTCTTGTAGACCTTAAATCCTTTCTGGATGAAAAGTAA